The Rosa rugosa chromosome 1, drRosRugo1.1, whole genome shotgun sequence genomic sequence CTTTACCTCTTCTTTGGGATGTGACTTTTGTACATCTAGATGCATATTGGGAACAATTTCTTCTAGTACCCCATCGGAGGAAATCTTCAGCTCGAAAGAGCACCATTTTACCTCTAAAGTTTCCAAGGTTTCTGGGACCTTCACCCTGCAATTTCTTGGGCAAAAGCGTTCCAAACTTACTAAATCAGTAAGTTCCAAATGTTGCAACCGGCTGAAAACAATCGTACACTCACTTGTATCTTCTTCCATTCCTTCGCTTGTGAAgacttctttcatttttttacaCTCATCAACTTTCAATTTTTTGAGTCTCACTAAACTTTGAGCAACCGTATAAGTTGCCAAATATTGCAATCGCCAGCAAAAGGTTACTTCTAAAATTGTTAGATTCTTGAAGGATATTGCAGAGAACTCTAGATTATTCAATCCACAAAACTTCACCTCTAGAATTTCCAACTTTGGAAAATCTGGGCCAGCTGGTTCGGCGGTGTCCCAGACACGCATAGGCTTCTTCACTCCATGCAGCCTCAAAGTTCTTAAATATAGAAGGGATCCCCCATCTGGATGTCTACTACTGATCACAGAGAAGAGAGCTTTCGCGCACAAAACTGATGGGGCAGGTCGGCTGTGCCAATTGTCCATACAGACGGTCAAATCTTCTAGGTTGGGGAATGAGGTCTGAAAACTTATCAATGTGTATATTATATATGTTAGAACGTCTGAGTATGGCAAGCATTAGATACAGTTGGCTCATGTATATTGCATAAGTGACTTACCGTATTGATCAGAACAGAAGATTGTTTAACTGGAATAGACTGACTGCCCGAGTCATGTGTTTCCTCAGTAAGGCCTGAAAATTCCGGTGTAAAAATATTCACCTGCTGACAATCAAACACTAATGTTTTGAGGTGTGGCCAACTGAAAGCAGGCATACTTGGATAGAATCTCTTAAGTTGGGATAGACTTTTAAGTTCCAAACACTCTAGCTTTGGGAAGAAGTTATCGTGGTTTTGTATTTCTTGTCCCTCTTCCTTGGCAACTATTTCCTCCACTACACAGTCCTCCACTGTCAACTTTTGTAGCTCCTGAAAAGCTCCAGCTATTATCGAGTCTGGAAGAATGCTTTTAAGACTATTGCATCGTTTAACTGTAACGTCCCTGATTTTGCAAAAAGAgtttcgagcaagttgggtgtgcCACATTGTTGTCAGCTTAGGTAAGCCATTGATGGTCAATATCTCCAACCTTGGAAACCCTACCTGCATGCACATCCATTTAGAGGAAATCGTAATTGAGAAACTGTTGTTGTCTTCATAAGTGACTGTTGAAAATATATGATGAAAGAAATATAAACATATATGGTATAGTTCACCTTCTCGTCAAAAAGAAAATACGGAGCAGCACTCTCATGATTAGAGATGAAAG encodes the following:
- the LOC133727549 gene encoding uncharacterized protein LOC133727549: MARSFVQLKHLVISECQIMEEIVSTKEYSEENKDNMFPKLEKLELSDLPHLTRFCLGGYVEFASLERLQLEKCTKLETFISNHESAAPYFLFDEKVGFPRLEILTINGLPKLTTMWHTQLARNSFCKIRDVTVKRCNSLKSILPDSIIAGAFQELQKLTVEDCVVEEIVAKEEGQEIQNHDNFFPKLECLELKSLSQLKRFYPSMPAFSWPHLKTLVFDCQQVNIFTPEFSGLTEETHDSGSQSIPVKQSSVLINTTSFPNLEDLTVCMDNWHSRPAPSVLCAKALFSVISSRHPDGGSLLYLRTLRLHGVKKPMRVWDTAEPAGPDFPKLEILEVKFCGLNNLEFSAISFKNLTILEVTFCWRLQYLATYTVAQSLVRLKKLKVDECKKMKEVFTSEGMEEDTSECTIVFSRLQHLELTDLVSLERFCPRNCRVKVPETLETLEVKWCSFELKISSDGVLEEIVPNMHLDVQKSHPKEEALITNQKQPSPNASEGAQHVGFNLRELHDDSLKTEPKKDGPLRPGIAESEHGGVEAVVQETPINSHNMNHAEAMDLKHKHIVTNTWEADFGREESLTEPLNADVGNQLQLKQLDGVQTESRLQSIAIKLDEDIGGLQNELRRLQKELSAKEAERRDTEQKLADLVRAKRLSDPSGS